One window from the genome of Bdellovibrio sp. ArHS encodes:
- a CDS encoding DUF4339 domain-containing protein — protein MKNNSWYYNKNLKPQGPVSLQEMRALIHRGEVGPYDLVCCARDSVWKATCEFAEFERSLFPAVQVFVPGEEVAQDEREWVLLSPSETGKSLIQEGPFSVRELRDMLINKKIVGEQYIWKSGLSGWCRLQDRPEFSELV, from the coding sequence ATGAAGAACAACTCTTGGTATTACAACAAAAACCTAAAGCCGCAGGGACCGGTGTCGTTACAGGAAATGCGTGCACTTATTCATCGCGGTGAGGTGGGTCCATACGATTTAGTCTGCTGCGCTCGTGACAGTGTTTGGAAAGCCACCTGTGAGTTTGCGGAATTTGAGCGCTCTCTGTTTCCGGCAGTGCAAGTTTTTGTGCCGGGAGAAGAGGTGGCGCAGGATGAACGAGAGTGGGTTTTGTTAAGCCCTTCCGAGACGGGAAAAAGTCTTATTCAGGAAGGTCCCTTTTCAGTTCGTGAACTGCGGGATATGTTGATAAATAAAAAAATTGTAGGAGAGCAATATATCTGGAAGTCAGGCCTGAGCGGGTGGTGTCGACTGCAAGATCGACCTGAGTTTTCAGAGTTAGTTTAA
- the bamD gene encoding outer membrane protein assembly factor BamD, producing MKNQNAFFIAFCLSLTVGIVGAYASFVGYFNGHEQYELKLAHLQKQVEKEKFNNSLLTYQLKDFQQTVAQILPDDKKLQAKYELKNLSSIVRSPASEDSLDLSGVLFEKGKKNFNSRDYDKAIGEFNELLEKYPLSQHVVESHFFIAESYFLKKDYRNSLAQIDSMVTLFPQHELTGFILLRMGQISEFNNQTEEASEIYKTVFKNFKNDDLKKQARKLAQSVEYK from the coding sequence ATGAAGAATCAAAATGCTTTTTTCATAGCTTTCTGTTTGTCCCTCACGGTAGGGATTGTCGGGGCTTATGCCTCGTTTGTTGGTTATTTTAATGGCCATGAACAGTATGAATTAAAGCTCGCGCATTTACAAAAACAGGTGGAAAAAGAGAAGTTTAACAACTCTCTTTTAACTTACCAGTTGAAGGACTTTCAGCAGACTGTGGCGCAGATTCTTCCGGACGATAAAAAACTTCAAGCGAAGTATGAACTTAAGAATTTATCCTCTATTGTGCGTTCACCAGCCAGCGAAGATTCTTTGGATCTTTCTGGAGTTCTTTTTGAAAAAGGAAAGAAGAACTTTAATAGTCGCGATTATGACAAGGCGATCGGGGAGTTTAATGAACTTCTTGAGAAGTATCCGCTTTCACAGCATGTGGTCGAATCCCACTTTTTCATTGCGGAAAGCTATTTTCTAAAAAAAGACTATCGCAACAGTCTTGCGCAAATTGACTCGATGGTGACTTTGTTTCCACAGCATGAACTGACGGGCTTTATTCTATTAAGAATGGGGCAGATCAGCGAATTTAACAATCAGACTGAAGAAGCTTCGGAAATCTATAAAACAGTTTTCAAAAACTTCAAAAATGACGACTTGAAAAAACAAGCTCGTAAGCTGGCGCAAAGTGTAGAGTATAAATGA
- the miaB gene encoding tRNA (N6-isopentenyl adenosine(37)-C2)-methylthiotransferase MiaB — protein sequence MENTSQNPESLQQNNDIGQGRGVYISTYGCQMNVNDTERMYSLLEMQNFTPVEKPEDASLIIINSCSVREKPVHKVYSEVGTFRKMKEKNPELRIGVGGCVGQQEKENLIKNQPMIDFVFGTDQIDNLPNLVARTYEGEKKLINAKFEHRAPYHIETMVRNPGVATFVNITKGCDNFCTFCVVPYTRGREKSRPLQHILTDIRHLVKRGVKEVTLLGQNVNSYKAEEGLDFADLMAKVATETDIERIRFTTSHPKDFNQKLADTMAAHQDKIMEYIHLPFQSGNSRILDRMNRNYTREHYLEKIAMLKKTIPNVVFSTDIIVGFPGETEEEFQDTVSLVEEVGFETIFAFKYSPRPFTKAAKFEDQVNEEVKTERLNRLFDAHDKMAFELVKRYEGQVMKVLVENVDREDGKIQGRSTGNKLVHFMGSKDLIGQTVNVKITKAFPAVFRGELV from the coding sequence GTGGAAAACACTTCGCAAAACCCTGAAAGTCTTCAGCAAAACAACGACATCGGTCAGGGCCGTGGTGTTTATATTTCGACGTACGGCTGTCAGATGAATGTCAATGACACCGAACGAATGTATTCCCTGCTAGAGATGCAAAATTTCACTCCGGTAGAAAAACCAGAGGATGCTTCCCTGATTATTATCAACTCTTGCAGTGTGCGTGAAAAGCCTGTGCACAAAGTTTATTCTGAAGTGGGTACTTTCAGAAAGATGAAAGAGAAAAACCCCGAACTGCGTATTGGTGTGGGTGGTTGCGTAGGACAGCAGGAAAAAGAGAATTTGATCAAGAATCAACCGATGATCGATTTCGTCTTCGGGACGGATCAAATCGACAATCTTCCGAACTTGGTGGCGAGAACCTACGAAGGTGAAAAAAAGCTGATCAATGCGAAGTTTGAACACCGGGCGCCTTATCACATTGAAACCATGGTTCGTAATCCAGGTGTTGCGACTTTCGTGAACATCACCAAGGGCTGCGATAATTTCTGTACGTTCTGTGTGGTGCCTTACACTCGCGGTCGCGAAAAATCCCGTCCTTTGCAGCACATCCTGACGGACATTCGTCATCTCGTGAAACGGGGAGTGAAGGAAGTGACGTTGCTTGGACAAAACGTCAATTCGTACAAGGCCGAAGAAGGTCTTGATTTTGCCGATTTGATGGCGAAGGTTGCGACAGAGACGGACATTGAAAGAATTCGTTTCACCACGTCTCATCCAAAAGACTTCAATCAGAAGTTGGCGGACACCATGGCCGCGCATCAAGATAAGATCATGGAGTACATCCACCTTCCGTTCCAAAGCGGAAATTCTCGCATTTTGGATCGTATGAACCGCAATTACACGCGCGAACACTATTTGGAAAAAATCGCGATGTTGAAGAAAACCATTCCGAACGTGGTTTTCTCTACCGACATCATCGTGGGCTTCCCCGGTGAAACGGAAGAAGAGTTTCAAGATACGGTGTCGCTGGTCGAAGAAGTGGGTTTTGAGACCATCTTTGCCTTTAAGTATTCTCCACGTCCTTTCACGAAGGCCGCGAAGTTTGAAGATCAAGTCAACGAAGAGGTAAAAACAGAGCGCTTGAATCGTCTGTTTGATGCCCATGATAAAATGGCTTTTGAATTGGTAAAAAGATATGAAGGCCAAGTGATGAAGGTCCTGGTGGAAAACGTCGACCGCGAAGACGGAAAGATTCAGGGACGCAGCACTGGCAACAAACTTGTTCACTTCATGGGAAGCAAAGATCTTATTGGTCAGACCGTGAATGTGAAAATCACCAAAGCCTTCCCGGCGGTCTTCAGAGGAGAATTAGTTTAG
- a CDS encoding DUF4097 family beta strand repeat-containing protein, translating to MSAISVILTSFLFQPLMAATFEVPVAEGDRLVLKGLDAQVQVVGQGGNFLKVSGVDEASTEGLFVVTKRNNIIEVKMNEYAGKKNWLNILPKGGGVARKIEIWGAAVPAEIQLRSGSVVAQKWSKDLKASVTQGRVSSLNGAGSLNVYVQKGDINIAEHTGKVDADSYNGTMTLKNIQGDVSASLFSGQLQIEKVRGFLTLATQQSNSKINQGNGTIQFENGRGSLSIQGFQGRMEGQNQEGSVSVTMTLDSELDVKAKSGKVAVQVPASSGMSLNLLTTEGEIFVPSELKVTKLSAEKSVRGRLRGDAQRGSVFVRSQDGTISVK from the coding sequence ATGTCAGCGATCAGTGTCATTCTTACTTCTTTTCTATTTCAGCCGCTTATGGCCGCCACATTTGAAGTTCCTGTCGCCGAAGGAGATCGTCTGGTCCTCAAAGGATTGGATGCCCAGGTGCAGGTTGTGGGACAGGGTGGTAATTTCTTAAAAGTTTCTGGCGTGGATGAGGCCAGCACCGAGGGCTTATTTGTTGTTACGAAGAGGAATAATATCATCGAAGTGAAGATGAATGAATACGCTGGAAAAAAGAACTGGTTGAACATCTTGCCTAAGGGCGGCGGAGTTGCGAGAAAAATTGAAATTTGGGGAGCAGCCGTGCCTGCGGAAATCCAGTTGCGCAGCGGTTCTGTCGTCGCGCAGAAGTGGAGCAAAGATTTGAAAGCGAGCGTGACTCAAGGTCGCGTCAGTTCGCTTAACGGCGCGGGTTCTTTGAATGTCTACGTGCAAAAAGGCGATATCAACATTGCAGAGCATACGGGAAAAGTGGACGCGGATTCGTACAACGGCACCATGACGCTTAAGAATATTCAGGGCGATGTGAGCGCCAGTCTTTTTTCGGGTCAGTTGCAGATCGAAAAAGTGCGCGGCTTTTTGACTTTGGCGACTCAGCAATCCAATAGCAAAATCAATCAAGGAAATGGCACCATTCAGTTTGAAAATGGCCGGGGAAGTCTGAGTATTCAAGGCTTCCAAGGACGCATGGAAGGGCAAAATCAGGAAGGCTCAGTCAGCGTGACGATGACTTTGGATTCGGAGCTGGATGTGAAAGCAAAATCCGGCAAGGTTGCAGTGCAAGTGCCGGCTTCGTCTGGGATGAGCTTGAATTTGCTGACGACCGAAGGCGAAATCTTCGTTCCTTCAGAATTGAAAGTGACCAAATTAAGTGCAGAAAAATCGGTGCGTGGACGTCTGCGGGGCGATGCGCAAAGAGGAAGCGTATTTGTGCGCAGTCAAGATGGAACAATTTCCGTGAAATGA
- a CDS encoding CoA transferase subunit A, which yields MSKKVFADAKSALFDVKDNMTLILGGFGLCGIPENCIATLRDMGVKGLTCVSNNAGVDDFGLGQLLQNRQIKKMISSYVGENALFEKLYMSGELELEFCPQGTLAERIRAGGAGIAGFYTPTGVGTLVAEGKEIKNFDGRAYVLERGITGDFAFVKAWKGDKFGNLVFRKTARNFNPMAATAGKITVAEVEELVEIGELDPDQIHTPGVYVQRIFKGANYEKRIEQRTVRKG from the coding sequence ATGAGCAAAAAAGTTTTTGCCGATGCAAAGAGCGCGCTCTTTGACGTGAAAGACAACATGACCTTGATTCTGGGGGGATTCGGCCTTTGCGGAATCCCGGAAAACTGCATCGCGACTCTTCGTGATATGGGAGTCAAAGGCCTGACCTGCGTTTCAAACAACGCCGGTGTGGATGACTTCGGTTTGGGCCAGCTTTTGCAAAATCGCCAGATTAAAAAAATGATTTCATCTTATGTGGGTGAAAATGCCCTGTTCGAAAAACTCTATATGAGTGGCGAACTCGAACTGGAATTTTGTCCACAAGGCACGCTGGCAGAAAGAATTCGTGCTGGCGGCGCCGGTATTGCTGGTTTCTATACGCCGACAGGCGTGGGAACACTGGTCGCTGAAGGAAAAGAAATTAAGAACTTCGACGGTCGTGCTTACGTTCTAGAAAGAGGCATCACAGGTGACTTTGCCTTTGTGAAAGCCTGGAAGGGCGATAAGTTCGGGAATCTGGTTTTCCGAAAAACGGCTCGCAACTTCAATCCGATGGCCGCCACCGCAGGTAAAATCACTGTGGCCGAAGTGGAAGAACTTGTCGAAATTGGCGAGCTTGATCCTGACCAAATCCACACTCCAGGTGTTTACGTACAGCGCATCTTCAAAGGTGCGAACTACGAAAAACGCATCGAGCAAAGAACTGTGAGAAAGGGCTAA
- a CDS encoding cyclic nucleotide-binding domain-containing protein, producing MAEQKKVAKDTYLFREGDAPDAMYIVKSGAFAITKTKGSTEIVLAEIAPGAMVGEMALFDNKPRSANVKATKESEVIALPYESLTKQMEQLPVWVRAIMKTLNENMREANKKIKILENSNPDEERFPPHIVNKYISILNLVGNKYGKEESPGTLAFSSVLIRNYTIQIFQEATNKMQSVVNALTDLGYLKQEDRGDGSQKITNLKPQELFSFVDWYNEWLFKQEKDRLPAMTDPEVNVLNGILHFARKVEPNNKGLYKVDLNEVQNESMKELGNLIRPDDVNSLIEKKYLTEKIMDEKGVYIMVELPYVEPLARNWSIVNSLKKKLR from the coding sequence GTGGCAGAGCAGAAAAAGGTGGCGAAAGATACTTACCTATTCCGTGAAGGTGATGCTCCTGATGCTATGTACATTGTGAAGTCAGGGGCTTTCGCGATTACGAAAACCAAAGGTAGCACGGAAATCGTCCTGGCGGAAATTGCTCCCGGAGCCATGGTCGGAGAAATGGCTCTTTTCGACAACAAGCCCCGCAGCGCAAACGTCAAAGCCACGAAAGAATCCGAAGTCATCGCCTTGCCTTACGAATCTTTGACGAAACAAATGGAACAGCTTCCCGTGTGGGTGCGCGCGATCATGAAAACTCTGAACGAGAACATGCGCGAAGCAAACAAAAAAATCAAAATTCTTGAGAATTCAAATCCCGACGAAGAGCGCTTCCCGCCTCATATCGTGAATAAGTATATTTCCATTTTAAATCTGGTCGGAAACAAATATGGCAAGGAAGAATCTCCAGGCACTTTGGCTTTTTCCTCTGTTCTTATTCGCAACTACACGATTCAGATTTTCCAAGAGGCCACAAATAAAATGCAAAGCGTGGTGAACGCGCTGACAGACCTTGGTTATTTGAAACAGGAAGACCGCGGCGACGGTTCGCAAAAAATCACAAACCTAAAACCCCAGGAACTTTTCTCGTTTGTGGATTGGTACAACGAATGGCTTTTTAAGCAGGAAAAAGATCGTTTGCCAGCAATGACCGACCCTGAGGTCAATGTCTTAAACGGCATTCTGCATTTCGCGCGAAAAGTGGAACCCAACAACAAGGGACTTTACAAAGTGGATCTGAACGAGGTTCAGAACGAATCCATGAAAGAATTGGGCAACCTTATTCGTCCCGACGATGTGAACTCTCTGATTGAGAAAAAATATCTCACCGAAAAAATCATGGATGAAAAAGGCGTCTACATCATGGTGGAACTGCCCTATGTCGAACCGCTGGCGCGCAACTGGTCCATAGTGAATAGTCTGAAGAAGAAGCTGCGCTAA
- a CDS encoding HU family DNA-binding protein — MKEACAMNKAQLVELVAEKTKSTKSQSEQILDATLKVIQEALKKGDEVKLVGFGTFSRSARKPRQGRNPKTGETVKIPSAYVPRFKPGKDFKDALN; from the coding sequence TTGAAGGAAGCCTGCGCAATGAACAAAGCACAATTGGTTGAACTTGTCGCTGAAAAAACCAAGTCGACAAAAAGTCAATCCGAACAGATTCTCGATGCCACTTTAAAAGTGATCCAAGAAGCTCTTAAAAAAGGTGATGAGGTTAAACTGGTTGGCTTTGGAACGTTCTCACGTAGCGCGCGCAAACCTCGCCAAGGTCGCAACCCTAAAACCGGTGAAACCGTGAAAATCCCCAGCGCCTATGTTCCCCGCTTCAAACCGGGCAAGGATTTTAAAGACGCTTTAAACTAA
- the pyk gene encoding pyruvate kinase: MLADRRAKIVATIGPATRDEKNLEKAIKAGMNVARLNFSHGSHEDHLKVIHSLRKLSQELRAPVAILQDLQGPKIRVGKFEKGSIEIKPGEQLVITTDAVLGTTGLIPSDFKELPLACSPGTRILLDDGLMELKVLKIRGHEVDAEVVYGGILKDRKGMNLPGVNLPVECMTPKDLEDLDFGIANKVDYIALSFVRHARDIRKLREIIESKNSNAKIVAKIEMVEALENLEEICRLSDVVMVARGDLAVEVGQSRLPGFQKRIIQVCNQLGKPVITATQMLDSMVENPRPTRAEITDVANAVLDGSDALMLSAESASGKHPFKCIRTMHEIITEVERNEEEYYKLSLESEFLSTPAAIAASASLSALKLNATAIICLTTSGKTANIISGFRPKARVISVTQHMDVLNSMELMWGIQTHVIKPYKTMEDILSQIDQLMVTHGLAKTGDRVILTLGQPIAQGAKTNSIYVHTVNGESYTKLPDEQLPLRCRAVTSID, encoded by the coding sequence ATGTTAGCAGATCGTCGCGCAAAAATTGTGGCCACTATCGGCCCCGCAACTCGTGATGAAAAGAACTTAGAAAAAGCGATTAAGGCGGGCATGAATGTGGCTCGCCTTAATTTTTCCCACGGCAGTCATGAAGATCACCTTAAGGTGATTCATTCACTGCGAAAACTTTCCCAGGAATTAAGAGCCCCCGTGGCCATTTTGCAGGATCTTCAGGGTCCGAAAATTCGTGTGGGAAAATTCGAAAAAGGTTCTATTGAGATCAAACCGGGTGAGCAATTGGTGATCACGACGGATGCCGTATTGGGAACCACGGGTTTGATTCCCTCTGATTTTAAAGAGCTTCCTTTGGCCTGCTCGCCAGGCACCCGCATTCTTCTTGATGACGGCTTGATGGAGCTGAAGGTTCTTAAAATTCGCGGCCACGAAGTGGATGCGGAAGTTGTCTATGGTGGTATTTTAAAAGACCGTAAAGGAATGAATCTTCCGGGAGTGAATCTTCCGGTCGAGTGCATGACCCCGAAGGATCTTGAGGATCTTGATTTTGGTATCGCCAACAAGGTGGATTACATCGCCTTGAGTTTTGTTCGTCACGCCCGGGATATTCGTAAACTGCGTGAAATCATTGAATCAAAAAATTCCAACGCCAAAATCGTCGCCAAAATTGAAATGGTGGAAGCTTTAGAAAATCTGGAAGAGATTTGCCGTTTAAGCGATGTTGTGATGGTGGCACGCGGCGATTTAGCGGTCGAAGTCGGACAGAGCCGTCTTCCTGGTTTTCAAAAGCGTATCATTCAAGTTTGTAACCAGTTAGGAAAACCGGTTATCACCGCCACTCAGATGCTAGATAGTATGGTGGAAAATCCTCGTCCTACGCGCGCTGAAATCACGGATGTGGCCAACGCGGTTTTGGATGGCTCTGATGCCTTGATGCTTTCTGCCGAGTCGGCCAGTGGTAAACATCCATTTAAGTGCATTCGCACCATGCATGAAATTATCACGGAAGTGGAGCGCAACGAGGAAGAGTACTACAAGCTGTCGTTAGAGAGTGAATTTTTAAGCACTCCTGCAGCGATTGCCGCAAGTGCCTCTTTAAGTGCTTTAAAGCTGAATGCAACGGCGATTATCTGTTTAACCACTTCCGGTAAAACAGCGAATATTATTTCGGGTTTCCGTCCGAAGGCGCGCGTGATTTCCGTGACTCAGCATATGGATGTTTTAAATTCCATGGAGTTGATGTGGGGGATTCAGACTCATGTCATTAAGCCCTATAAAACCATGGAAGACATTCTTAGTCAGATCGATCAACTCATGGTGACTCATGGTTTGGCAAAAACAGGAGACCGGGTGATTTTAACTCTGGGGCAGCCCATTGCCCAGGGAGCGAAAACAAACTCTATTTACGTGCACACGGTGAACGGAGAAAGCTACACAAAGCTTCCTGACGAGCAGTTGCCTTTGCGCTGTCGTGCGGTCACTAGTATCGATTAA
- a CDS encoding DUF151 domain-containing protein: MKDLLDLQNLKAQIVFAQDTQEEETFHQNDLVQMFPYGLSVTTDAARPFFLLKDEAHMYTLPVAVSPIDAGVALSQNNKLVPESSPHKFTAVLLSSLGIEIKQAVFVEIKGSHQYVRLYISGHPQTNSVKLRADEAMSLCLYLNVPLFATKSFIGRSRILNAEIEGGAQKSQNFGLFDRGTGYLN, translated from the coding sequence ATGAAAGATCTTTTGGATTTACAAAATCTTAAAGCTCAGATTGTGTTTGCGCAAGACACGCAAGAAGAGGAAACCTTTCATCAGAATGATCTGGTGCAGATGTTTCCCTATGGTCTGTCGGTCACGACCGATGCGGCTCGTCCTTTTTTTCTTTTAAAAGATGAAGCGCACATGTACACCTTGCCGGTCGCGGTCAGCCCTATTGATGCGGGCGTGGCTCTGTCACAAAACAATAAACTGGTGCCGGAGTCCTCACCCCATAAATTCACTGCGGTTTTGCTGAGCTCGTTGGGGATTGAAATCAAACAAGCTGTCTTTGTCGAGATCAAAGGTTCGCATCAATATGTGCGCCTTTATATCAGTGGACATCCGCAGACGAACTCCGTAAAGCTGCGTGCCGATGAAGCGATGTCTTTGTGTCTTTATCTAAATGTGCCTCTTTTCGCGACAAAATCTTTTATTGGACGCTCGCGTATTTTGAATGCCGAAATTGAAGGTGGAGCACAGAAGTCTCAGAACTTTGGATTGTTCGATCGTGGGACAGGTTATCTGAATTAG
- a CDS encoding CoA transferase subunit B, protein MPLTREQIAQRIAQEVEDGYCVNLGIGIPTLVANYIPTNKFVMLQSENGLLGMGPFPFEKDIDPDLINAGKQTVTALPGASFFSSADSFAMIRGGHVDLTVLGAMEVDEEGSIANWMVPGKMVKGMGGAMDLVAGARNVIVAMQHTDKEGNSKLRTKCTLPLTGVKCIKKIVSDFGVIEVTPQGFVLKEYAPDLSPEKVLAATEGKMTIAPDCKPMSF, encoded by the coding sequence ATGCCATTAACTCGTGAACAAATCGCGCAACGTATCGCTCAGGAAGTGGAAGATGGGTATTGCGTCAACTTAGGAATCGGTATTCCGACTTTGGTTGCAAACTACATCCCCACGAACAAGTTTGTTATGTTACAAAGCGAAAATGGTCTTTTAGGAATGGGGCCTTTCCCCTTCGAGAAAGACATTGATCCCGACTTGATCAACGCTGGAAAACAAACAGTCACCGCTCTGCCTGGAGCAAGTTTTTTCTCGAGCGCTGACAGCTTCGCCATGATCCGTGGTGGACACGTGGACCTCACCGTCCTCGGCGCCATGGAAGTGGATGAAGAAGGCAGTATCGCGAACTGGATGGTTCCAGGAAAAATGGTGAAAGGCATGGGCGGCGCCATGGATCTTGTGGCTGGAGCTCGCAACGTCATCGTAGCTATGCAACACACGGACAAGGAAGGAAACTCCAAACTTCGCACCAAATGCACTCTGCCTTTGACAGGCGTAAAGTGTATTAAAAAAATCGTCAGTGATTTCGGTGTGATCGAGGTCACTCCTCAAGGGTTCGTGTTAAAAGAATATGCTCCCGATTTGTCTCCGGAAAAAGTTCTCGCTGCGACCGAAGGAAAGATGACGATCGCTCCCGACTGCAAACCGATGAGCTTCTAG
- a CDS encoding thiolase family protein, with protein MENVVIVSSVRTPVASFQGGFSSLPAPKLGAIAIKEAISRAGVSPDEIDECIMGEVLTAGVGQAPARQAAIYAGLKNTTPCLTINKVCGSGLKAVMLAADSIALGNTKVAVAGGQENMTLAPHLLENSRSGYRMGPTQMTDSMIKDGLWDPYNNFHMGSAAEICVKEHNFTREQQDAFAIDSYKKAQDAWSKNLFKNEIVPVTIEGKKGPVTVDKDEEPFNTNFDKIPGLKPAFDKAGTITAANASKINDGAAAHVLMSESEAKKRGLKPLAKIVAHGTFAHEPKYFTTAPVGAIKKALAKANLNVGDIDMWEINEAFAVVTQIAMKELEIPAEKVNVHGGAVAIGHPIGASGARILATLVHGLHTHNKRYGLATLCIGGGEAVALIVEKA; from the coding sequence ATGGAAAATGTCGTAATTGTGAGCAGTGTAAGAACTCCTGTGGCTTCTTTTCAGGGAGGTTTCTCTTCTCTTCCGGCACCAAAACTCGGTGCGATTGCAATCAAAGAAGCGATCTCTCGTGCGGGCGTTTCTCCCGACGAAATTGACGAGTGTATTATGGGTGAAGTTTTAACTGCGGGCGTAGGCCAAGCACCGGCTCGTCAAGCCGCGATCTACGCAGGTTTGAAAAATACGACGCCTTGTCTGACGATCAATAAAGTCTGCGGCTCCGGCTTGAAAGCCGTCATGCTTGCTGCGGACTCGATCGCTTTGGGCAACACGAAAGTCGCCGTTGCTGGCGGTCAAGAGAACATGACTTTGGCTCCGCATTTGTTGGAAAACTCCCGTTCGGGCTATCGCATGGGTCCAACCCAAATGACTGATTCTATGATCAAAGACGGCCTGTGGGATCCGTATAACAATTTCCACATGGGAAGTGCGGCGGAAATCTGTGTAAAAGAGCATAATTTCACTCGCGAACAACAAGATGCTTTCGCTATTGATTCCTACAAAAAAGCACAGGACGCTTGGAGCAAGAACCTATTCAAAAACGAAATCGTTCCCGTCACTATTGAAGGCAAAAAAGGCCCTGTGACAGTGGATAAAGATGAAGAGCCCTTCAACACGAACTTTGATAAGATCCCAGGCTTGAAGCCGGCTTTTGACAAGGCTGGAACAATCACAGCTGCGAATGCTTCAAAAATCAACGACGGCGCTGCCGCTCACGTCTTGATGTCCGAGAGCGAAGCCAAAAAACGTGGTTTGAAACCTTTGGCAAAAATCGTCGCTCACGGTACTTTCGCACACGAACCTAAGTACTTCACGACGGCACCCGTGGGTGCGATCAAAAAAGCTTTGGCAAAAGCCAACTTGAACGTAGGTGATATCGACATGTGGGAAATCAATGAAGCTTTCGCCGTGGTGACTCAAATTGCCATGAAAGAACTTGAAATCCCGGCTGAAAAGGTCAACGTGCATGGCGGAGCTGTGGCCATCGGTCATCCGATCGGCGCTTCAGGTGCGCGTATTCTTGCAACCTTGGTACACGGTCTGCACACGCACAATAAACGCTATGGTCTGGCAACTTTGTGCATCGGTGGTGGTGAGGCTGTTGCTTTGATCGTGGAAAAAGCGTAG